One segment of Anastrepha obliqua isolate idAnaObli1 chromosome 3, idAnaObli1_1.0, whole genome shotgun sequence DNA contains the following:
- the LOC129242648 gene encoding internalin I — translation MPNLEAPIGYDESSPDNSYSAEAVDDVPTVGEPMQPLPAGAVEIRVQPPETPANVRRLPVLSPHPVRVRPLPRFSDFDRDIAALEEENHWPVVPVVQLLPINLPPQLPEPSLDELLRRVTGRNDLHNVEIVRLRVISYSISLARLPLFLPRLQHLDLSGSVLCSLRDLGYGLMHLNYLNVSNCGLNSFDGTSGLPAVRTLIADGNMIQRVDPLTELPLLQHLSAQNNRISDLGLLTFLGLCPNLRELELQGNPVVNLSLYRTTMQRSVPTLRLLDGATLGEENVTQATIVIESANVNSSTDGEISSLSSELYSDSSHAESNASSLPIVAVATRRPATAPQRAASERSGSNQLQRPASVSHSAETRRNSLSMGAPVVGSVVSLARRNRRQRRQAWTTSSNSSSSNSSTHSPLGNESFELRLPTLQQQMSSDSND, via the exons ATGCCCAATTTAGAGGCGCCTATTGGTTACGATGAATCTTCGCCCGACAATTCCTATTCCGCCGAGGCAGTTGATGATGTACCGACGGTGGGCGAACCGATGCAACCACTGCCGGCTGGCGCTGTTGAGATACGCGTACAACCACCTGAGACACCAGCCAATGTACGTCGCTTGCCTGTGCTTAGTCCGCATCCTGTACGCGTACGCCCACTGCCACGCTTCAGCGATTTCGATCGTGATATAGCCGCGCTAGAGGAGGAGAATCATTGGCCTGTGGTGCCGGTGGTACAGCTGTTGCCGATAAATTTGCCGCCACAACTGCCGGAACCTTCATTGGATGAATTGTTG CGCCGTGTCACGGGACGCAATGATTTGCATAATGTGGAAATAGTGCGTCTGCGCGTCATCTCCTACTCCATCAGTTTGGCGCGCTTGCCACTCTTCTTGCCACGGCTGCAGCATCTTGACTTGAGTGGTAGTGTACTTTGTTCGTTGCGCGATCTCGGCTATGGTCTGATGcatttgaattatttgaatGTGAGTAATTGTGGACTGAATAGTTTCGATGGCACAAGTGGGCTGCCAGCTGTGCGCACACTTATCGCCGATGGCAATATGATACAACGCGTTGATCCGCTCACCGAACTGCCTTTACTGCAGCATCTGAGCGCGCAGAATAATCGTATCAGTGACTTGGGTTTACTTACTTTTCTCGGCTTGTGTCCGAATTTGCGGGAATTAGAGTTACAGGGTAATCCTGTCGTCAATCTCTCACTCTACCGCACCACAATGCAACGTAGCGTGCCTACGCTGCGGCTATTGGATGGCGCAACTTTGGGAGAGGAGAACGTCACGCAGGCCACAATTGTCATTGAATCTGCCAATGTTAACTCCTCAACAGATGGTGAGATTTCATCGCTTTCGAGCGAGTTGTACTCCGACTCTTCACACGCCGAATCGAATGCGTCGTCATTGCCAATTGTGGCTGTAGCTACGCGGAGGCCTGCCACAGCGCCTCAGCGTGCAGCCTCTGAAAGAAGCGGTTCGAATCAGTTGCAAAGGCCAGCTTCTG TTTCTCATTCGGCTGAAACGCGTCGTAACTCACTCTCCATGGGCGCGCCCGTGGTTGGTTCAGTGGTTAGTTTGGCGCGTCGCAACCGGCGCCAGCGTCGTCAGGCTTGGACTACGTCTTCAAATAGTTCTTCATCAAACTCATCCACACACTCTCCATTGGGTAATGAAAGTTTCGAACTGCGGTTGCCTACGCTGCAACAGCAAATGTCTAGCGATAGCAACGACTGA